A region from the Lycium barbarum isolate Lr01 chromosome 8, ASM1917538v2, whole genome shotgun sequence genome encodes:
- the LOC132604907 gene encoding probable pectinesterase/pectinesterase inhibitor 41 produces MANNYHTKLFMAHLMIFVLFLLFFQSCDADNPHFLTKKKGNPHINPDSPSTICKSTPHPKFCKSMLPTTENVTSNNVYDYGRFSVHKSLSTTHKFISDIQKYLRKSKKLTIPAIRALEDCQFLADLNIDYLSTTFKTVNETSNILPILEAEDLQTLLSAILTNTQTCLDGLQEITSFPGRNDILNPLKNDTQLHSVSLALVKKGWVPKNKKGSKTHPITQKKSAFRNGHLPLKMSARNRAIFERISRRKLQQQQDDDQVLEHDGQVLVSDIVIVNQDGSGNFSTINEAVAIAPNNTNGTTGYFLIYITAGVYEEYVSIAKKKKYLMMIGDGINQTIVTGNHSYNVDGYTTFNSSTFAVVGQGFVAVNITFQNTAGPIKHQAVAVRNGADLSTFYSCSFHGYQDTLYVHSLRQFYRECDIYGTVDFIFGNAAAIFQNCNIYPKLPLQKQFNAITAQGRTDPNQNTGISIQNCTVKPADDLKFSNSSTQTYLGRPWKEYSRTMYAQNFIDGIVNPLGWREWSGDFALNTIYYAEFNNTGPGSSIIGRVIWPGFHVIDVADAANFTVSEFLLGDDWLPRTGVPYFSGLV; encoded by the exons ATGGCTAACAATTATCATACTAAGCTTTTCATGGCTCATCTTATGATATTTGTtctgtttttattattttttcaatCTTGTGATGCTGATAATCCTCATTTCCTTACCAAAAAAAAAGGTAATCCTCATATCAACCCTGATTCTCCTTCCACCATTTGCAAATCTACCCCCCATCCTAAGTTCTGTAAATCAATGCTCCCAACAACTGAAAATGTCACTTCCAATAATGTCTATGACTATGGTCGATTTTCTGTTCACAAATCTTTATCTACAACTCATAAGTTCATTTCCGATATTCAAAAATACCttagaaaatccaaaaaattaACAATTCCCGCGATTCGCGCTCTCGAAGATTGTCAATTTTTAGCTGATCTCAACATAGATTATCTCTCAACCACTTTCAAGACTGTAAATGAAACTTCCAATATTTTGCCAATTTTGGAAGCAGAGGATTTGCAAACTCTGTTAAGTGCCATTTTGACAAATACACAAACTTGTTTAGACGGTCTCCAAGAAATTACCTCTTTTCCTGGGAGAAATGACATTTTAAACCCTCTAAAAAATGACACACAACTTCATAGTGTTTCTTTAGCTTTGGTCAAAAAAGGGTGGGTTCCAAAGAACAAAAAAGGATCCAAAACTCACCCAATTACTCAAAAGAAGTCAGCTTTCAGAAATGGCCACTTGCCGTTGAAAATGTCTGCAAGAAATAGGGCCATATTTGAAAGAATCAGCAGGAGAAAGTTGCAACAGCAACAAGATGATGACCAGGTTTTG GAACATGATGGCCAAGTTTTGGTGAGTGATATTGTGATTGTAAACCAAGATGGAAGTGGGAATTTTAGTACTATAAATGAAGCTGTGGCTATTGCTCCAAATAACACTAATGGTACCACAGGCTATTTTCTCATATACATTACTGCTGGTGTGTATGAGGAATATGTCTCAATTGCCAAAAAGAAGAAGTATTTGATGATGATTGGTGATGGTATCAACCAAACCATTGTCACAGGCAACCATAGCTACAATGTTGATGGATATACAACATTTAATTCTTCTACTTTTG CTGTGGTTGGTCAAGGATTTGTTGCAGTTAACATCACATTCCAAAACACAGCTGGACCAATAAAACATCAAGCAGTTGCAGTCCGAAATGGTGCAGATTTATCCACATTCTACAGCTGTAGTTTCCATGGGTACcaagacacgttatatgtacactCACTCAGACAATTTTACAGAGAATGTGACATTTATGGCACAGTCGATTTCATATTCGGTAACGCTGCTGCAATTTTTCAAAACTGCAACATATACCCGAAACTCCCTTTACAAAAACAATTCAATGCAATTACAGCACAAGGCAGAACAGATCCGAATCAAAACACGGGAATTTCAATTCAAAATTGCACTGTAAAACCAGCAGATGACTTAAAATTCAGCAACAGTAGCACGCAAACGTACCTTGGCAGGCCTTGGAAGGAGTACTCGAGGACTATGTACGCGCAAAATTTCATCGATGGAATTGTGAATCCATTAGGGTGGAGAGAATGGTCAGGGGATTTTGCTCTTAATACGATTTATTATGCAGAGTTTAATAATACAGGACCAGGTTCTAGTATTATTGGCAGAGTCATTTGGCCTGGTTTTCATGTTATTGATGTTGCTGATGCTGCTAATTTCACAGTTTCTGAGTTCTTACTTGGAGATGATTGGTTGCCACGAACTGGAGTGCCATATTTTAGTGGTTTAGTATAG